A genomic segment from Neobacillus sp. YX16 encodes:
- a CDS encoding gluconate:H+ symporter — MPLVIIAIGVLLLLIFIMGFKLNTFVSLIIVSFIVALSLGMPMGDVVKSIESGLGGTLGHIALIFGMGAMLGRLIADAGGANRIATTLIDRFGEKRIQWAVLFASFIVGIALFLEVTIVLLVPIIFSIAKELKVSIVHLGLPMVTAALATHAFLPPHPGPTAVAAEYGANIGLVLIYGIIVAIPTVILAGILYPKLAKKIVPTAWTREGSESFGVQKTFKIEETPGFGISVFTALFPVMLMALGAAVDIIQPALGFTDNMLVKIIRFIGNSSTAMLLSLLLAIYTMGIRRNVPMKNLMNSCSSAINALGMLLLIIGGGGALKQVLIDGGVGDYVAKIFEGSAMSPVFFAWTVAAILRICLGSGTVATLTTAGLVLPALATIPDVNLELVALATGAGSAIASHVNDAGFWMVKESLGMTLKEAFGTYTVLSTIVAVSGLVFTLLLDLFV; from the coding sequence ATGCCATTAGTAATTATTGCAATAGGGGTACTATTATTACTTATTTTTATTATGGGCTTCAAATTAAACACATTTGTTTCATTAATTATCGTTTCATTCATCGTAGCTTTATCACTGGGAATGCCTATGGGAGATGTAGTTAAGTCAATTGAAAGCGGTTTAGGGGGAACCCTTGGTCACATTGCATTAATATTTGGAATGGGCGCAATGCTGGGAAGGTTAATTGCAGATGCAGGTGGAGCTAATCGCATTGCAACAACCTTAATTGACAGGTTTGGTGAAAAAAGAATTCAATGGGCTGTTTTATTTGCTTCATTTATTGTGGGTATCGCATTATTTCTTGAAGTTACAATCGTATTATTAGTTCCAATTATTTTCTCAATCGCAAAAGAATTAAAAGTTTCTATTGTACACTTAGGTCTTCCTATGGTAACGGCTGCATTAGCGACACATGCTTTCTTACCTCCGCATCCGGGTCCAACAGCAGTAGCTGCAGAATATGGTGCAAATATTGGCTTAGTATTAATTTACGGAATTATTGTCGCAATACCAACTGTAATTTTAGCAGGTATTTTGTATCCTAAGCTTGCTAAAAAAATTGTCCCGACTGCGTGGACTAGAGAAGGCAGTGAGTCTTTTGGTGTTCAAAAAACATTCAAAATAGAAGAAACACCTGGTTTTGGTATAAGTGTATTTACAGCATTATTTCCAGTTATGTTAATGGCTTTAGGTGCCGCGGTTGATATTATTCAACCAGCTTTAGGATTTACAGATAATATGTTAGTAAAAATTATTCGTTTTATTGGTAACTCTTCGACTGCTATGTTGCTTTCTTTATTGCTAGCAATTTACACAATGGGAATAAGAAGAAATGTTCCGATGAAGAATTTAATGAATTCTTGTTCTTCAGCAATTAATGCATTGGGTATGCTGCTTTTAATTATTGGTGGTGGCGGTGCATTAAAACAAGTACTTATTGATGGCGGAGTTGGTGATTATGTCGCTAAAATATTCGAAGGCTCTGCTATGTCACCTGTCTTTTTTGCATGGACTGTCGCAGCAATATTACGTATCTGCTTAGGATCGGGAACTGTTGCAACTTTAACAACTGCAGGGTTAGTTCTTCCAGCACTTGCTACAATCCCTGATGTCAACTTAGAACTAGTCGCACTTGCAACTGGAGCCGGCAGTGCGATTGCATCACATGTTAATGATGCTGGATTCTGGATGGTTAAAGAGTCATTGGGAATGACCTTGAAAGAAGCATTTGGAACTTATACTGTACTTTCCACCATTGTTGCTGTATCAGGATTAGTATTTACTTTATTATTAGATCTATTTGTTTAA
- the larE gene encoding ATP-dependent sacrificial sulfur transferase LarE, which yields MNEKYERLKEILKKMDNVVVAFSGGVDSTLLLKVAVDVLGVENVLAVTADSETYPSSELEEAKKLAKMIGATHQVIETSELNIPGYAENDRNRCYFCKNGLFEEIVPIMHQKGFKNVVYGLIADDMSEHRPGVRAAKEHGVRGPLQEANLYKEEIRELSKQLNLPTWEKPSFACLSSRIAYGEKITQEKLTKVEKSEDYIKGLGIRQVRVRTHEDIARIEVEPQDMELVLTNQKDIMENLQLFGYKYVTLDLQGYVSGSMNKVLTTNTSQY from the coding sequence ATGAATGAGAAGTATGAACGTCTGAAAGAAATCTTAAAAAAGATGGACAATGTTGTTGTTGCTTTTTCTGGTGGTGTCGATAGTACGTTGTTATTAAAAGTTGCGGTTGATGTTTTAGGAGTTGAAAATGTCTTGGCTGTTACGGCTGATTCTGAAACGTACCCTTCAAGTGAATTAGAAGAAGCTAAGAAGTTAGCCAAAATGATTGGTGCGACACACCAAGTGATTGAAACCTCTGAATTAAATATACCGGGCTACGCAGAAAATGACAGGAACCGTTGTTATTTCTGTAAAAATGGATTATTCGAAGAAATCGTTCCGATCATGCACCAGAAGGGATTTAAAAACGTTGTATATGGTTTAATTGCTGATGATATGAGTGAACATCGCCCTGGGGTACGTGCAGCCAAGGAACATGGTGTCCGTGGGCCACTTCAAGAGGCAAATCTTTATAAGGAAGAAATTCGTGAACTTTCAAAACAATTAAACTTGCCTACTTGGGAAAAACCATCGTTCGCTTGTTTATCTTCACGAATAGCCTATGGTGAAAAAATTACGCAGGAAAAATTAACAAAGGTTGAAAAGTCTGAGGATTATATAAAAGGATTAGGGATTAGACAAGTTCGCGTTCGAACTCATGAAGACATTGCTAGGATTGAAGTAGAGCCTCAAGATATGGAGTTAGTATTAACAAACCAAAAAGATATCATGGAAAACCTTCAATTATTCGGATATAAATATGTCACCCTTGATCTTCAGGGCTATGTAAGCGGCAGCATGAATAAAGTGTTAACAACAAACACAAGTCAATACTAA
- a CDS encoding sigma-54-dependent transcriptional regulator: protein MIKALVIVPYEGLYEMMKEVAQEVEDIQLQVELGNLYEGVAIAKEAENNGYHVIISRGGTASMIQEAVSIPVIDIQVSGYDVLRILTLVKGFSRKAAIVGFSNITQGAATICKLLDFDINTFTITRDIEVKEKLTNLKNLGYEVVIGDVVTVQAAKQLGLTGVLITSGKEAIIEALEETRRTYRMFSRLQQDVSLFQSILDCNQQAIGIINRENKIVYGNESFNKEFHWIKLENSTNIKELIQETAITREKQTKTVHINDSFWKITTCPQEDNIVLFFEKNLPNQAIVQGGDVNLNAIEFHTSAPYIPISGKSEQIQKVLKVINQYSRNEEPVWISGEKGNGKELTAHSIYLKRKTMNEPFIILHCDILSAEQLKDLMNEDFFQKYANGVIFLKNIDKLNSNMQKELYQILKNEKDKKLQWIVSSDDTIEEKVRNGTFYPELYNTLAQLKIHIPPLRERRKDIEDLVHVFISELHPKYGNGVVGIRLDALEEITNYDWPGNVEQLKQVIERLFIQTHSYYIEKDEVETVLKRLEQQEKTRDALAQIDISGTLEEIEQQVINKVLEEEGLNQSKAAKRLGINRSTLWRKLK from the coding sequence ATGATTAAAGCATTAGTAATTGTCCCATATGAGGGACTGTATGAAATGATGAAAGAGGTCGCTCAAGAAGTTGAAGATATTCAATTACAAGTTGAATTAGGTAATTTATATGAAGGTGTGGCTATTGCAAAGGAGGCTGAAAATAATGGCTATCATGTCATAATCAGCCGTGGCGGTACAGCTTCAATGATCCAGGAGGCAGTATCTATACCAGTGATTGACATTCAGGTGTCTGGCTATGATGTATTACGCATTTTAACTCTTGTAAAAGGATTTTCACGAAAAGCTGCTATCGTTGGATTCTCGAATATTACACAAGGGGCTGCTACGATATGTAAGCTTCTTGACTTTGACATTAATACATTTACGATAACAAGAGATATAGAGGTTAAAGAAAAATTAACGAATTTAAAAAATCTTGGCTATGAAGTAGTGATCGGAGATGTGGTTACGGTTCAAGCTGCTAAGCAATTAGGTCTGACAGGAGTTCTAATCACTTCGGGAAAGGAAGCAATTATTGAAGCATTAGAAGAAACGAGAAGGACATATCGTATGTTCTCGCGGTTGCAACAGGATGTTTCTTTATTTCAATCTATTCTTGATTGTAACCAACAGGCAATCGGGATTATTAATAGAGAAAATAAAATTGTCTATGGAAATGAAAGTTTCAATAAAGAATTTCATTGGATAAAATTAGAGAATTCGACAAATATAAAAGAGTTGATACAAGAAACTGCCATAACACGTGAAAAGCAAACAAAAACAGTCCACATTAATGATTCATTTTGGAAAATAACGACATGTCCTCAAGAAGATAATATTGTATTATTTTTTGAAAAAAACCTGCCTAATCAAGCTATTGTACAGGGAGGGGATGTGAACCTGAATGCAATAGAATTTCATACATCTGCTCCTTATATTCCTATTTCTGGAAAAAGCGAACAGATTCAAAAGGTGTTAAAGGTAATAAATCAATACAGTAGAAATGAAGAACCTGTGTGGATTTCTGGGGAAAAGGGAAATGGAAAAGAATTAACTGCCCATTCCATTTATTTAAAAAGGAAAACCATGAATGAACCATTTATCATCTTACATTGTGACATATTAAGTGCAGAACAACTAAAAGATTTAATGAACGAAGACTTTTTTCAAAAATACGCCAATGGAGTAATTTTCTTAAAAAATATCGATAAATTGAACTCTAATATGCAAAAGGAGTTATATCAAATACTTAAGAATGAAAAGGATAAAAAGCTGCAATGGATAGTGTCTTCTGATGATACTATTGAAGAAAAGGTCAGAAATGGCACGTTTTATCCTGAGTTGTATAATACATTGGCGCAATTAAAAATTCATATACCACCTTTGAGAGAACGCAGAAAAGATATTGAGGATTTAGTTCATGTATTTATTTCTGAATTACATCCGAAATATGGAAATGGAGTAGTTGGGATTCGACTTGATGCTTTAGAGGAGATTACTAACTATGATTGGCCAGGAAATGTAGAACAACTTAAACAAGTTATCGAACGATTATTTATACAAACACATTCTTATTATATCGAGAAGGATGAGGTTGAAACAGTTCTTAAACGATTAGAGCAGCAAGAGAAGACGAGAGATGCATTAGCACAAATCGATATAAGTGGCACATTGGAAGAAATTGAACAACAAGTGATAAATAAAGTTCTTGAAGAGGAAGGGTTGAACCAATCAAAAGCGGCTAAACGTTTAGGGATTAACCGTTCTACATTGTGGCGCAAGCTAAAATAA
- a CDS encoding four-carbon acid sugar kinase family protein, which yields MKLAVIADDLTGANDTGVQFAKQGLNTIVLFSDTQLHPTHLREDVIVLNSDSRALNSAKAYDVVFNISTQLNKFGVSKVFKKIDSTMRGNIGPEIDAVMDVYNFKTSFVVPAFPKSNRITKNGNHYVNGVILEETEIAHDPSCPVKESYLPKLLQGQSKRGVELISISDVRKGKSHLSEKMNELSSSESSKIIIIDATTDEELKTIVEAAQLLHENFLWVGSAGIAYHLYRTGQSEELLRTTQMGERLPVLVVAGSVNSIIHRQIQDLKVKHNVKEIVISPEEFFYEDRRKLEIERIVKAGQALLDKGDLVVTTNREREAINRVKDLQRKLGLTNFDVGNTIAQAMGIIAGQLIESKDICGTVLTGGDIAGATCKELNGEGIRVIGEVEAGIPYGKLFGGTFDGIPLVTKAGAFGTEQALSKALQTITNVNAMLKTAVGGI from the coding sequence GTGAAACTAGCAGTTATAGCGGATGATTTAACTGGTGCAAATGATACTGGTGTCCAATTTGCAAAACAAGGTTTAAACACGATCGTGCTATTTTCCGATACACAATTACACCCAACACATTTAAGAGAAGATGTCATTGTTTTAAATTCAGATAGTCGTGCATTAAATTCTGCAAAGGCTTATGATGTCGTTTTTAATATATCAACACAATTGAACAAATTCGGTGTTTCAAAAGTCTTTAAGAAGATAGATTCAACAATGAGGGGAAATATTGGTCCGGAAATTGATGCAGTAATGGATGTATATAATTTTAAGACTTCGTTTGTGGTACCGGCTTTTCCGAAAAGCAATCGAATAACAAAAAACGGAAATCATTATGTCAATGGTGTAATTTTAGAGGAGACTGAAATTGCTCATGATCCTTCCTGCCCGGTAAAAGAAAGTTACCTGCCAAAATTGTTGCAGGGGCAAAGTAAACGGGGAGTAGAATTAATTTCCATTTCTGATGTACGAAAAGGAAAAAGTCATTTATCAGAAAAAATGAATGAGTTGTCCTCAAGTGAAAGCTCAAAAATTATCATCATTGATGCAACTACTGATGAAGAACTAAAGACCATTGTTGAGGCTGCACAATTATTACATGAAAATTTTCTTTGGGTTGGTTCGGCCGGCATTGCTTATCATCTTTACCGCACAGGTCAGAGTGAAGAACTATTACGTACAACACAGATGGGTGAACGACTTCCGGTGCTTGTAGTAGCAGGTAGTGTAAATTCTATCATTCATCGGCAAATTCAAGATTTGAAAGTGAAACATAATGTAAAAGAAATTGTTATTTCTCCTGAAGAATTCTTTTATGAAGATAGAAGAAAACTTGAAATTGAACGTATTGTTAAAGCTGGTCAAGCATTACTGGATAAAGGCGATTTAGTGGTAACAACTAATCGTGAGCGAGAGGCGATAAATAGAGTCAAGGATCTCCAACGGAAACTTGGTTTAACAAACTTTGATGTAGGGAATACAATTGCCCAAGCCATGGGAATAATTGCAGGTCAATTAATTGAAAGCAAGGACATTTGCGGGACTGTCTTAACAGGCGGGGATATTGCCGGAGCTACATGTAAAGAATTAAACGGCGAAGGAATTCGAGTAATTGGTGAAGTTGAAGCTGGTATTCCTTACGGTAAATTGTTCGGTGGTACATTTGACGGTATTCCACTTGTTACAAAAGCGGGTGCATTTGGAACTGAACAAGCACTTTCAAAAGCTCTTCAAACAATAACTAACGTAAATGCCATGTTAAAAACTGCGGTGGGCGGTATATAA
- the pdxA gene encoding 4-hydroxythreonine-4-phosphate dehydrogenase PdxA, protein MATNIPCIAITMGDPSGVGPEIIVKSLNDRNIYEKCRPFVIGDLKILKRALDVTNLDLQLNSISNPEEAKYQYGTIDIIDLDLVSEDLPWGQVSPEAGNAAFRYLEKAIAFANEKKIQGICTAPLNKEALHKAGHIYPGHTEILAELTNTKDFAMMLSAPGLRVIHVTTHVGLMDAINKINVERQYTVIKLAHETLQKAGIKSPRIAVCGINPHAGENGLFGNGEEEEKIIPAVEKAQAEGINVQGPLPADTLFFRAKRGDFDIVVAQYHDQGHGPIKVLGLEAGVNITVGLPTIRTSVDHGTAFDIAGKNIADELSLKEAIRMAIELAPEK, encoded by the coding sequence ATGGCTACCAATATACCATGTATCGCTATTACAATGGGGGATCCTTCAGGAGTCGGACCTGAAATTATCGTCAAATCTTTGAATGATAGGAACATTTATGAAAAATGCCGTCCATTTGTCATTGGCGATCTTAAAATTCTAAAAAGAGCTTTAGATGTAACAAATCTTGATCTTCAATTAAATAGTATTTCAAATCCTGAAGAGGCAAAGTATCAATACGGAACAATCGATATTATCGATTTAGATTTAGTATCCGAAGATTTACCGTGGGGACAAGTTTCTCCTGAAGCTGGAAATGCTGCTTTTCGTTATTTAGAAAAGGCAATTGCTTTTGCAAATGAGAAAAAAATTCAAGGAATTTGTACAGCACCTTTAAATAAAGAAGCGCTTCATAAAGCTGGTCATATTTATCCGGGTCATACTGAAATCTTGGCAGAATTAACAAATACAAAAGATTTCGCTATGATGCTATCTGCTCCTGGCTTAAGAGTTATTCATGTAACAACTCATGTTGGACTTATGGATGCAATTAATAAAATTAATGTGGAGCGTCAATATACAGTTATTAAACTTGCTCATGAAACATTACAAAAAGCAGGGATTAAATCTCCGCGAATTGCAGTATGTGGAATTAATCCTCATGCTGGAGAAAATGGACTTTTTGGAAATGGTGAAGAAGAGGAAAAAATTATTCCGGCTGTAGAAAAAGCCCAGGCAGAAGGAATTAATGTCCAAGGGCCACTTCCTGCAGATACATTATTCTTTAGAGCAAAACGCGGTGATTTTGATATTGTTGTTGCACAATATCATGACCAAGGTCATGGTCCAATTAAAGTATTGGGTTTAGAAGCTGGAGTTAATATTACTGTCGGTCTTCCAACAATCCGTACAAGCGTTGACCATGGTACGGCTTTTGATATCGCAGGGAAAAATATTGCGGATGAGCTATCGTTAAAAGAAGCTATCCGTATGGCGATTGAATTAGCTCCTGAAAAATAA
- a CDS encoding lactate racemase domain-containing protein: protein MSLPKFAKIRQQFHVESLKDIAATISEQFNHVKADEKIKPGMEIAITVGSRGIANIPLIVKSVADEIKKRGATPFIIPSMGSHGGATAEGQIEVLDGLGVTEESTGCEIRSSMDVEVVGETSAGIPVYVDKHAYHADGIIIMGRVKPHTDFKNKIESGVLKMASIGMGKHKQALALHTYGIKGISEMMPEVGKVAICNSNTLFGIAIVENAHEETAIIEAIDPDKIEERERELLKNAFDLMPSLPVDEMDILVVDEIGKNFSGTGMDTNIIGRIRVLGVEEPKKPSIKYIIASDLSEASHGNALGIGLSDLTTKRLFEKIDLKTMNENVVTSTFLARASIPIVLDNDQEALKAALRANWGVATEEARIVRIPNTLHIGELFVSEVIFNELKDKENIEVLEDLHEMKFDEDGYLLPM from the coding sequence ATGTCTTTACCAAAATTTGCGAAAATAAGACAACAATTTCATGTAGAAAGTTTAAAGGATATCGCTGCAACCATTTCAGAGCAATTTAATCATGTAAAAGCGGATGAAAAAATAAAGCCCGGCATGGAGATCGCCATTACCGTTGGAAGCAGGGGGATTGCAAACATTCCTTTAATCGTTAAAAGTGTTGCTGATGAAATTAAAAAGAGAGGAGCAACACCGTTTATCATTCCTTCAATGGGAAGCCACGGAGGAGCTACAGCTGAAGGTCAAATTGAGGTACTAGATGGCTTAGGTGTAACAGAAGAATCTACTGGTTGTGAAATTCGATCATCAATGGATGTTGAGGTGGTTGGAGAAACGTCAGCAGGTATCCCTGTTTATGTTGATAAGCATGCTTATCATGCAGATGGAATCATTATTATGGGCCGTGTTAAGCCCCATACTGATTTTAAAAATAAAATTGAAAGCGGCGTTCTAAAAATGGCGTCAATCGGAATGGGTAAACATAAACAAGCTTTGGCTTTACACACATATGGCATTAAGGGAATTAGTGAAATGATGCCCGAGGTTGGAAAGGTTGCCATTTGCAATTCAAATACACTGTTTGGTATAGCCATAGTAGAAAACGCTCATGAAGAAACAGCCATCATTGAAGCCATCGATCCAGACAAAATTGAAGAACGCGAAAGAGAATTATTAAAAAATGCATTTGATTTGATGCCAAGTCTTCCAGTTGATGAAATGGATATTTTGGTAGTTGATGAAATTGGTAAAAATTTCAGTGGAACAGGTATGGATACGAATATTATTGGCCGTATTCGAGTATTAGGGGTAGAAGAGCCGAAAAAACCTAGTATCAAATACATAATAGCTTCAGATTTAAGTGAAGCTAGCCATGGTAATGCGCTGGGAATTGGGTTGTCAGATTTAACAACAAAGCGTTTATTTGAAAAAATCGATTTGAAAACAATGAATGAAAATGTGGTCACTAGTACATTTTTAGCTCGAGCTAGCATTCCAATTGTTCTTGATAATGACCAAGAGGCACTAAAAGCAGCTCTACGCGCTAACTGGGGAGTTGCAACCGAAGAGGCAAGAATTGTAAGGATCCCAAATACTCTTCATATTGGGGAGTTATTTGTATCTGAAGTCATTTTTAATGAGTTGAAAGATAAAGAAAACATCGAAGTATTAGAGGATCTGCATGAAATGAAGTTTGATGAAGATGGTTATTTGTTGCCGATGTAA
- the larB gene encoding nickel pincer cofactor biosynthesis protein LarB: protein MSKFEDLGFSKVDIDRERRTGYPEVIYGEGKTSEQIGQIMGKLIEKHRKVMVTRLSEEKATLLLEQFPSARYDAVSRILLFGSASRQYQGEVMVMCAGTSDLPVAEEAAVTAEWMGCKVKRLYDVGVAGIDRLLAYREEITKASVLIVVAGMEGALPSVVGGLVRRPVIAVPTSVGYGAHLQGLTPLLGMLTSCASGMSVVNIDNGFGAAYQAALILQLVSEGVNHESTLS, encoded by the coding sequence ATGAGTAAATTTGAAGATTTAGGATTCAGTAAAGTAGATATAGATCGAGAAAGACGTACAGGTTATCCAGAGGTGATTTATGGAGAAGGGAAAACATCTGAGCAAATTGGTCAAATCATGGGAAAGCTGATTGAAAAGCATAGGAAAGTAATGGTAACTCGTCTATCAGAAGAAAAGGCAACATTACTATTAGAGCAATTCCCTTCAGCACGATATGATGCTGTATCACGAATTTTGCTTTTCGGTTCAGCTTCTCGTCAATATCAAGGTGAAGTAATGGTAATGTGTGCAGGTACTTCAGATTTGCCAGTTGCAGAAGAAGCCGCAGTTACCGCTGAGTGGATGGGATGTAAGGTAAAACGACTCTATGATGTAGGTGTTGCAGGTATTGATCGATTACTAGCGTATCGCGAAGAAATCACCAAAGCTAGTGTTCTCATTGTTGTCGCAGGGATGGAAGGGGCATTGCCAAGTGTAGTAGGCGGTTTAGTACGACGCCCAGTGATAGCAGTACCAACTTCTGTTGGGTATGGTGCACATCTTCAAGGTCTAACTCCCCTTCTTGGTATGTTGACATCTTGTGCATCTGGTATGAGTGTTGTAAATATTGACAATGGATTTGGAGCAGCATATCAGGCAGCCCTAATCCTTCAGCTTGTTTCAGAGGGGGTAAACCATGAAAGTACTTTATCTTGA
- the larC gene encoding nickel pincer cofactor biosynthesis protein LarC, producing MKVLYLDCQSGISGDMTLSALIDLGAEISYIREHLEKLQIDPFSLNVKQVDKKGISAKLLDLHFKEEAQVLDVHSLSKHQHHHEDHWHSHNEHQHHHEGHSHSHSEHDHHHEDHSHSHSGHHHHSHRKASTILNMINESELPSRVKKRSRAVFQVIAEAEGKIHGMDPKDVHFHEVGAMDSIIDVIGVCLALENLGIDKLIASPVPTGYGKVMMAHGLYPIPAPATAEILRGVPLADFHVKGELTTPTGAGFLKALVDEYGHMPAMSIERIGYGAGKKNFDHPNVLRVVLFQENVEPQRETISILECQLDDITGETLGYVMEKVLKHGALDVYFTPVTMKKSRPGSLITVLTKPQDSMAMEELLLKETSTFGVRKSECKRRILSRRFDKIETPYGKLTVKIGYEGDKIYKITPEYEEIKEAATKYDVPLQEIYSVFQLEARKVLEELYIGKLY from the coding sequence ATGAAAGTACTTTATCTTGATTGCCAATCCGGAATCTCAGGTGATATGACATTATCAGCATTGATCGATTTAGGAGCAGAGATATCATATATTAGAGAGCATCTGGAGAAGCTGCAAATTGATCCTTTTTCTTTAAATGTGAAGCAAGTAGATAAGAAAGGAATTTCTGCAAAACTGCTCGACCTTCACTTTAAAGAAGAAGCACAGGTTCTTGATGTTCATTCGCTTAGTAAACACCAACACCATCATGAAGACCACTGGCATTCGCATAATGAGCACCAACACCATCATGAAGGCCATAGCCATTCGCATAGCGAGCATGATCACCATCATGAAGACCATAGCCATTCGCATAGTGGGCACCATCATCATTCACATAGAAAAGCCTCGACTATTTTAAATATGATAAATGAAAGCGAATTACCTAGCCGAGTTAAGAAGAGAAGTAGAGCTGTTTTTCAAGTGATTGCCGAGGCAGAGGGTAAAATCCATGGCATGGATCCAAAAGATGTTCACTTCCATGAAGTAGGGGCAATGGATTCTATTATTGATGTAATCGGGGTATGTTTGGCCCTAGAGAACCTGGGAATCGATAAGCTCATTGCTTCGCCTGTTCCAACAGGATATGGGAAAGTAATGATGGCACATGGTCTTTATCCCATTCCTGCTCCGGCTACTGCTGAAATATTAAGGGGAGTACCCTTGGCAGATTTTCATGTAAAGGGTGAGTTAACGACCCCAACAGGAGCAGGATTTTTAAAAGCGCTGGTTGATGAATACGGCCATATGCCTGCCATGTCAATAGAGCGGATTGGTTATGGGGCTGGAAAAAAGAATTTCGATCATCCGAATGTATTACGAGTTGTTCTTTTTCAGGAAAATGTTGAACCTCAAAGAGAGACAATATCCATACTTGAGTGTCAGTTAGATGATATCACAGGGGAAACTTTGGGGTATGTTATGGAAAAGGTTCTAAAACACGGGGCACTAGATGTTTATTTTACTCCAGTAACAATGAAAAAAAGCAGACCTGGTTCACTTATTACAGTTCTTACAAAGCCACAAGATAGTATGGCAATGGAAGAGCTGCTACTTAAAGAAACCAGTACATTTGGTGTTCGTAAGTCCGAATGCAAAAGGAGAATCCTGTCACGTCGTTTTGATAAGATAGAAACTCCTTATGGGAAATTGACAGTTAAAATTGGATACGAAGGTGATAAAATTTACAAAATAACACCCGAGTATGAAGAGATTAAAGAGGCAGCTACTAAATACGATGTACCTCTTCAGGAAATCTACTCAGTCTTCCAGTTGGAAGCAAGGAAGGTACTCGAGGAGTTGTACATCGGAAAACTTTACTAA
- a CDS encoding amidohydrolase translates to MDERNLTLAKQLRHELHQHPEISNEEVWTKQHLIDFLKKHTKLEIVDRGQWFYAIYRAGEDKKNIAFRADFDALPMPEVIDIPHASKNPGVSHKCGHDGHAASLAGFALEIDQKGADKNIFILFQHAEETGDGAIQCATFIKEHNIEEIFAFHNMSGMAFHSINVIDGTAHCASKGMTIHMEGSPAHASQPENGVNPSFAIAKIIDAIPELTSPAKNEGLVLCTVVQVNIGERAFGLAASKGELLLTIRALYEAELDNLQKNLEDLAREQAEKYGLEISISFNDEFPETINHKESSDKIRKVSLEKGFQLVEMKEAFRASEDFGHYTKLTKGAIFYIGNGENYPHIHTYEYDFRDEIIETAVELFTGLAEI, encoded by the coding sequence TTGGATGAAAGAAATTTAACATTAGCGAAACAACTACGTCATGAATTACACCAGCATCCTGAAATTTCGAATGAAGAGGTTTGGACAAAACAGCATTTAATTGATTTTCTAAAAAAGCATACCAAGCTTGAAATCGTAGATAGAGGCCAGTGGTTTTATGCGATTTATCGAGCCGGTGAAGATAAAAAGAACATTGCTTTTCGTGCAGATTTTGATGCGCTTCCCATGCCGGAAGTGATTGACATTCCACATGCTTCCAAGAATCCTGGGGTATCCCACAAATGTGGACATGATGGGCATGCTGCAAGCCTTGCCGGCTTTGCGCTGGAAATCGATCAAAAGGGTGCTGACAAAAACATCTTTATCCTTTTCCAGCATGCAGAGGAAACGGGAGATGGCGCTATCCAATGTGCCACGTTTATTAAGGAACATAACATTGAAGAAATTTTTGCCTTTCATAATATGAGTGGAATGGCTTTTCATTCCATCAATGTAATCGACGGAACCGCTCATTGTGCATCCAAGGGCATGACAATCCACATGGAAGGTTCTCCTGCTCATGCGAGCCAGCCTGAGAATGGAGTTAATCCTTCATTTGCTATTGCAAAGATTATAGATGCCATTCCAGAGCTGACCTCTCCTGCAAAAAATGAAGGGTTGGTACTTTGTACGGTTGTGCAAGTAAACATAGGGGAAAGAGCATTCGGTTTAGCAGCAAGTAAAGGTGAACTTCTCTTAACCATCCGTGCGCTGTACGAAGCAGAATTGGATAATCTTCAGAAAAACCTTGAAGATCTTGCACGTGAGCAAGCAGAAAAGTACGGACTGGAGATAAGCATCTCTTTCAACGACGAATTTCCGGAAACTATAAACCACAAAGAAAGTTCTGACAAGATCCGTAAAGTTAGCCTAGAAAAAGGATTTCAGTTGGTTGAAATGAAGGAAGCCTTCCGTGCCTCAGAAGATTTCGGCCACTACACGAAGTTGACGAAGGGTGCTATTTTCTACATCGGCAACGGTGAAAACTACCCTCATATCCATACCTATGAGTATGACTTCCGAGATGAAATCATCGAAACCGCAGTGGAACTCTTCACAGGACTTGCCGAAATATAG